Below is a genomic region from Sander vitreus isolate 19-12246 chromosome 15, sanVit1, whole genome shotgun sequence.
caatagaGAGAagtgccgcctgctgctatggagacatattacgtttcgcgcacgcgcagagcgtacgctcaagtcagcgtcacctcagtgtgttttgaggcatttttttggacctcggggacccgactgatcggccttttctgccgatggttggccgtctggttggtgtgtaacagctctaaGAAATGTATATCAtgaaaatggaataaaaaatcccaaataaatatatacagagtTGTGTAATAAACTGTGTCCAAGGTCCGATCCATTGGCTGATAGAACAAACAAGACACGTTGTCATTAATAATTGTAAATAAGTGTGACATAGCACACTATTTGGGGAAATTATGTCTGTATTATTTTGTTGATGtatcaatatatatattggtatctatttttatttttatttatcaaattaCATCTTCCCAGGTGGTGTCACAGCTTTTGGAGATTGGTCTATTTGACTGATACCCTGACTGAATACCAATATTGCTACTGCACAGCTTAACACAAAGTAAGTAATTAAGTGAATGATAATGATGTATGGTCACACTAGACTGCCAGTCCTAGTGTCAATCTTTGCTGCTTTGCTTATCCAAACCAGACGAGTGCTCAGCATACGGCAACCAGGCAGGGCCTGTGTGACTGACGCCTCCATTGTTACTGGGCTGGTGTCAGAATGTTTTAATACTGCTTGCACTGAAGTGCCATCAGACAAAATGATTTTGTAAAATCTATTGCTAAGTACtttctttacagtaaaaaaaggcataacaagacattaaaaaggagtACCTTCAATGATTTCTTACTCACGTTTTATTTCACCAAAGCATCTCCAATATCAACAGGATGACCCTTCTCGACTACCCTGTTCCAGAGTTGGATGCTACCTTGCAAGAGGTGAGCCGTGTCTTGCAGCTCACTTTAGGTCCAGACCTTTACCCAGAGTTCAAAAGTACATTGGAACAGCAGAGGGAGATCCTTCAAGAGGCCCAGCAAAAATTGGCAGCCATTGCTTCAGGCCAAGAAAACTGGGTGACGGAGCAGTTTAAGAGAGCTCTTCTGTCTTGTGATGACCCTCTGCCCACCTCCATGGGGACGGAGCGCTACTTGTGTTGGCTGCTTCACCATGATGACATCAGAGACATACATATCATTCCTAGGATGAAAGGAATGAAGTACATGCCCTGATCAAAAGCACACCAGATCTTTGAGTCCTTGGATGTGATATATGTGAAATGATACACGTTAGGTTTTGGGAAGTTCAGGGTAGAACAAACTAAAGATTTAATCACAAATCACAATTGCTACTAAGCAGAAATGACTAAAATAATTTTACAAGAAAAGATTAAAGGTGAATGTGGATTTTTGTTTCTcttatttcttttagttttctTATCTTTGTTCAAATGCCTATTTGGGtgattgttgctgtttttgtcaaataCTACAGatcaaatgaaatacaaatgcAAATTGTCTATAGCTTTACAACAGAGGAACATGTTTTGTATGCTTTGAGATCAGATGCATGACTAGTGTGTGAACTGTCAAATGATGtatattgtatttgtgtgttgtgttggtaGTACTGTAATGAAATCATcaataaaaatcaatcaatttaaTTAAGTTCTGTCATTGCTATCTGGAGCCAATTTTAACTAAATGTTTCTAGAATAGGTAACTTTGGATTTTAGAATACAAcagtatacaaaataaaatgtgactAAAGTTTCAAAAATTTTCTCATAAGCTTTGACAATAATATTCAGAGTAGTAGACACTACACTCGTAAAACTGAACTCTCTCTAACTCTTTAGTTGTTTAAAGGTCACAGGTATATTGTTAGGGCTCCTATTAAGGCTCTGATGTCTGCAGTctttatgtaggcctacttcTAATTTTGGTAATTACAGCCTAACCTACAGTAACTCTCCTCTTCAGTCCCTCAGAATGAGAGCCTACAATGTAAAAAGGATATTTTGTAACTGAATCGACACAGATTAGTCTCTGTGATAATACTGATTTAcatgctgagagagagaaaatgtgacATGCTTGTCATACATATGCTACTAGTATGTAACTTCATAAAAAACAGCAATTCCTTCCCAAGGTGACCATATAAAACTGAAATGggttataatgtgaaaatataaatCTCCAGTTCAACTCATTTGTGTCTGTCTACACCACACTCGGCCTTCCCTCTCTTTTGACTCCTCCATTTCCATTTCTCTTCTCTTGTGGGAAGAGCTTCTGCACatattaaatgttgttttagtctCTTGAAAATGAACAGTAATAttaacaatataaaacaaactCTAGTGTCTTGATAAAACACGGACTTGTAGCCCCCCTTTATGCAGTTTTAACGCGAGTCCACTTCCTCCATTTTGGGTTGAAATAATTCCAATTTTGTATCTGAAAAGCTTTCTTCTCCTCTTGCCCCTGGCCTCTTTGGGCTTTTGAAGAATCCACACGGTACACCCTGCTGGTGCTTCAGAGGAAGTGCGCTTTAAAAAGATGGTTCTTGGAAGACTTGGTACAGTAAGTCCAGTTTGTCGTTAAACTACCTTTAAAAAAGCACCTTAAATCAGGTAAATATATTTGCTCAAATGAGTTTTGATATGTGATTTACAATCCATTTTTTTGTGTTCACAATGTCTTCTGCTTATTAAAACACATAATGTGTGGCTCTTTTTTATTTAGCCTAACTTATGGTTGCAGTCTACATACAAAAAGctgcttttattgttgtaggcctacatttctGAATATCTACGTTTTATTTGCCACTGTTTCATTTCCATGTTGTCCTTTAAGAGCACAGTCACATTTCCCTCTAGCGTTCGGAGCTTGCATTAGCCTATCTACGCGCCTCGTCATGGCGGCACAGACCCGTGCTCTGGTGTCCTGTAAGTGGCTGGCAGATGCTGTCAGAAATAACCTCGTCGGGCCCAAGCTTCGCATTCTCGATGCTTCATGGTACCTCCCGAAAACGAAGCGGGACCCGAGAGCTGAATTTTTGCAAAAGCACATACCGGGCTCCTCGTTCTTTGACCTAGACGACTGCTGTGACAAGAACTCTGCGTTTGATCACATGCTGCCAACTTCCAGCCACTTCTCACAGTATGTAGGAGATCTGGGCATCGGGAACAACACGCACGTAGTTGTGTATGACACTAGCGACTTTGGGTCGTTCTGCGCTCCCCGGGTGTGGTGGATGTTCCGGCTGTTCGGACACAGTTTGGTGTCGGTGCTGGACGGGGGCATGAGGAACTGGCTGGCTGACGGCTATCCGGTGACAGCTGACTACTCCAAGCCCGAGTGTACAGGGTTCAAGGCGACTTTAAATCAGTCGTGGGTGAAGAGCTATGAAGACGTGCTGGAGAACATCGGGACCAAGCATGTCCAGGTTGTGGATGCCAGGTCAGCAGGAAGGTTCAGGGGAACTGAGCCAGAGCCCAGAGACGGTGAGAAGGATATTCTAAACCAAAAAGTTTTCAGTGGGcaggattttaaaaaaaaaagtgcacagCTTAGAAAGTTGCATGACAATAATACATTTCTATTCTGCAGGTTTTAGCAATGAATTAAGCTATTTCTGGTTACAAATTTAGTTTAGtagcccatacatgatgattCTTATATGTTATGAATATAATTTGTCATTATTGTTGACATGTTATGGTCTTGTGATTAATCAAAAAGTTATTAATGCAGTAACCGTTCCATCAAGCACAATGTTAAGCTGGAAGTACTAGTAGTttgactaaaataaaataaacaaataaggtCCACTTATTATATTTCTTCCAGGGCTTTCTGCCACATAtcatggtcttcatcagcagatggagtttgctcagttgtagATGGTTTAATTGACATAGATACAACTGAACCATATCCATGACAACAAAGCAAACTCCATCTGAAGGCCATTAAATGTGGCTGAAAGCTCCAGAAGAAGAATAAAACTAGTAAGTGAACCTTAAggggtgtttttttattttattttatatatatatttttttaattgtcataATTGCCCTAAAATTTCACATTGTTTCTCCTCTGTCTCATCGCCGCAGACACGCTGCCAGGCCATTTCCCCGGTTCAATCAACATGCCGTTCAGTTCGTTCTTGGATGCTTCTGGAAAGGAGCTGGGAACTGAGGGCCTGTCCAAACTGTTCAGAGAGGCCGGGGTAGACCTGAAGCAACCACTCTGGGCTTCCTGTGGGTCCGGTGTCACAGCGTGTCACGTTGTTCTGGCCGCTCACCTGCTCGGACACCCTGGGGTCTGTGTTTATGACGGCTCCTGGTCTGAATGGTTTAAAAGGGCATCTGCAGAGCTTATCATCtcagagggagaggaaaagaaggTGTAAATGAAAGACGAAAGGCAGTGGACTACTACTACAAGCAAGGATGTGATGCTGCTTTTACAAGAAAAAAGCAGTGTGTTTGCTGCCAACAACAGTGATAGATCAACACTATAGAACTAATATCATAGTG
It encodes:
- the mpst gene encoding 3-mercaptopyruvate sulfurtransferase, producing the protein MAAQTRALVSCKWLADAVRNNLVGPKLRILDASWYLPKTKRDPRAEFLQKHIPGSSFFDLDDCCDKNSAFDHMLPTSSHFSQYVGDLGIGNNTHVVVYDTSDFGSFCAPRVWWMFRLFGHSLVSVLDGGMRNWLADGYPVTADYSKPECTGFKATLNQSWVKSYEDVLENIGTKHVQVVDARSAGRFRGTEPEPRDDTLPGHFPGSINMPFSSFLDASGKELGTEGLSKLFREAGVDLKQPLWASCGSGVTACHVVLAAHLLGHPGVCVYDGSWSEWFKRASAELIISEGEEKKV